One genomic segment of Bacteroides caccae includes these proteins:
- the tamL gene encoding translocation and assembly module lipoprotein TamL, translated as MKEIHINILAVCLISVVLLSACSVTKHLPEGEVLYTGSKTVILNKSTTPVGETALTEIDAALDKTPSTKMFGGILPIPFKMWMYNDFVKYKKGFGKWMFNRFAANPPVFISTVNPEVRVKVTTNLLRDYGYFNGKVAYETVVDKKDSLKAGIIYTVDMKNPYFIDTVYYQRFTPQTLRIMERGRRMSYISPGEQFNVVDLDEERSRISTLLRNLGYFYFRPDYMTYQADTTLVPGGHISLRLIPVPGLPAAAQRPYYVGDASVYLFGKNGEAPNDSMMYKNLNIHYYNKLQVRPNMLYRWLNYQQFVRNAQMRASNRTRLYSQYRQEQIQEKLSQLGIFSYMDIQYAPKDTTAVCDTLDITMQATFAKPLDAELELNVVTKSNDQTGPGASFGVTRNNVFGGGESWNVKLKGSYEWQTGGGEKSSLMNSWEMGISTSLTFPRVVFPRWGKREFDFPATTTFRLYIDQLNRARYYKLLSFGGNATYDFQPTRTSRHSITPFKLTFNVLQHQSKEFMEIAADNPALYVSLDNQFIPAMEYTYTYDNASVRRVKNPIWWQSTVTSAGNVTATIYRAFGKPYNEEGKKLLGAPFSQFMKFNTEFRHLWNMDKNNKIASRVALGALFAYGNATIAPYSEQFYVGGANSIRAFTVRSIGPGGYHPKDSKYSYLDQTGTFRFEANVEYRFRIFKSIWGATFLDAGNVWLLRKDEARPDSQLRLKTFPKQIALGTGVGVRYDMDILVFRLDFGIPLHLPYDTERSGYYNVTGTFFKNLGIHFAIGYPF; from the coding sequence ATGAAAGAGATACATATAAATATATTGGCTGTTTGTCTGATAAGTGTAGTGTTACTGTCGGCTTGTTCGGTGACGAAACATCTTCCCGAAGGGGAGGTGCTTTACACCGGAAGCAAGACTGTCATATTGAATAAATCGACAACACCGGTAGGAGAGACGGCGCTGACGGAAATTGATGCTGCACTCGATAAGACACCTAGTACAAAGATGTTTGGCGGTATCCTTCCTATCCCTTTTAAAATGTGGATGTACAATGACTTCGTGAAATATAAGAAGGGATTCGGTAAATGGATGTTCAACCGTTTTGCGGCCAATCCTCCCGTATTTATTTCTACGGTCAACCCGGAGGTACGTGTGAAGGTAACGACTAATTTGCTTCGTGATTATGGCTATTTCAATGGGAAGGTAGCTTATGAAACGGTTGTTGATAAGAAAGACAGTCTGAAGGCGGGCATTATCTATACGGTGGATATGAAGAACCCTTATTTCATTGATACGGTTTACTATCAACGGTTCACTCCCCAGACTCTGCGGATTATGGAGCGCGGACGCCGGATGTCTTATATAAGTCCGGGTGAGCAGTTCAACGTGGTTGATTTGGACGAAGAACGCTCCCGTATCAGTACATTGTTGCGTAACCTCGGATATTTTTATTTCCGTCCCGACTATATGACTTACCAGGCGGATACGACTTTGGTACCCGGAGGGCATATCAGTCTTCGCCTGATTCCTGTGCCGGGATTGCCGGCTGCGGCACAGCGTCCTTATTACGTGGGTGATGCGTCTGTCTATCTGTTCGGAAAGAACGGAGAAGCGCCGAATGACAGTATGATGTATAAGAACTTGAATATCCACTATTACAATAAATTGCAGGTTCGTCCCAATATGCTTTATCGTTGGCTGAATTATCAACAGTTTGTACGGAACGCACAGATGCGTGCTTCCAACCGTACCCGGCTTTACAGCCAGTATCGGCAGGAACAGATACAGGAGAAACTCAGCCAGTTGGGAATATTTAGTTATATGGATATCCAATATGCCCCCAAAGATACAACAGCTGTTTGTGATACGTTGGACATCACGATGCAGGCTACTTTTGCCAAACCGTTGGACGCTGAACTGGAATTGAACGTAGTAACTAAAAGTAACGACCAGACCGGTCCGGGTGCTTCGTTCGGAGTTACACGGAATAATGTATTTGGTGGTGGAGAAAGTTGGAACGTGAAACTGAAAGGCTCTTATGAATGGCAGACCGGTGGCGGAGAGAAAAGTTCGTTGATGAACAGTTGGGAAATGGGAATATCTACTTCTCTGACTTTCCCTAGAGTGGTTTTCCCGCGTTGGGGGAAAAGGGAATTTGACTTTCCCGCTACGACTACTTTCCGTTTGTATATCGATCAGTTGAACCGGGCAAGATATTATAAACTGTTATCTTTCGGCGGAAACGCAACCTACGATTTCCAGCCGACGCGTACCAGTCGTCATAGTATCACACCTTTCAAACTGACATTCAACGTCTTGCAACACCAGTCGAAAGAGTTTATGGAGATTGCAGCCGACAATCCGGCACTATATGTCAGCTTAGACAACCAGTTCATCCCGGCTATGGAGTACACTTATACGTATGATAATGCCTCTGTGCGGAGAGTGAAGAATCCTATCTGGTGGCAATCTACCGTGACTTCTGCCGGAAATGTGACTGCCACTATTTATCGTGCTTTCGGCAAACCTTATAATGAGGAAGGGAAAAAACTTTTGGGGGCTCCGTTCTCGCAGTTTATGAAATTTAATACCGAGTTCCGCCATTTGTGGAACATGGACAAAAATAATAAAATAGCTTCCCGTGTAGCGTTAGGCGCTCTTTTTGCATACGGTAATGCTACGATTGCCCCATATAGTGAACAATTCTACGTTGGTGGTGCCAACAGTATCCGTGCTTTTACGGTGCGTAGTATTGGTCCCGGTGGCTATCACCCGAAAGACAGCAAGTATTCTTATCTCGACCAGACAGGTACGTTCCGTTTCGAAGCGAACGTAGAATATCGTTTCCGTATCTTCAAGAGCATTTGGGGAGCTACTTTCCTGGATGCGGGTAACGTCTGGCTGCTGCGCAAGGACGAGGCACGTCCTGATTCGCAACTTCGTCTGAAAACTTTCCCGAAACAAATAGCCTTGGGGACAGGCGTAGGCGTCCGTTACGACATGGATATTCTTGTGTTCCGTCTTGACTTCGGTATTCCTTTGCATCTGCCCTATGATACGGAACGAAGCGGATATTATAATGTTACCGGTACCTTCTTCAAAAATCTGGGAATACATTTCGCTATCGGGTATCCGTTCTAA
- a CDS encoding ABC-F family ATP-binding cassette domain-containing protein — translation MISVEGLSVEFNATPLFEDVSYVINKKDRIALVGKNGAGKSTMLKILAGLQSPTHGVVATPKDVMIGYLPQVMILADNRTVMGEAELAFEHIFELQARLERMNRELAERTDYESEEYHQLIDRFTHENDRFLMMGGTNYQAEIERTLLGLGFSREDFERPTSEFSGGWRMRIELAKLLLRRPDVLLLDEPTNHLDIESIQWLENFLATRANAVVLVSHDRAFLNNVTTRTIEITCGQIYDYKVKYDEFVVLRKERREQQLRAYENQQKQIQDTEDFIERFRYKATKAVQVQSRIKQLEKIDRIEVDEEDNSALRLKFPPASRSGNYPVICEDVRKAYGDHVVFHDVNLTINRGEKVAFVGKNGEGKSTLVKCIMGEIDFDGKLTIGHNVQIGYFAQNQAQMLDENLTVFDTIDRVATGDIRLKIRDILGAFMFGGEASDKKVKVLSGGERTRLAMIKLLLEPVNFLILDEPTNHLDMRSKDVLKEAIREFDGTVILVSHDRDFLDGLATKVYEFGGGHVKEHLSGIYEFLQKKKIENLNELQKRASLSSSPTASAKGSEQEPVQPSENKLSYEAQKELNKKLKKLERQVADCEASIEETEAAISIVEAQMATPEGASDMQLYERHQKLKQQLDAIVEEWERVSLELEDAKK, via the coding sequence GTGATTTCAGTAGAAGGATTATCAGTAGAATTTAATGCGACGCCGCTTTTTGAAGACGTCAGCTATGTTATAAATAAAAAAGACCGTATTGCACTGGTCGGCAAGAATGGTGCAGGTAAATCAACAATGTTGAAAATATTGGCAGGTTTGCAATCACCGACACATGGAGTAGTGGCTACTCCAAAAGATGTCATGATTGGATATTTGCCGCAGGTGATGATTCTCGCCGATAACCGGACGGTGATGGGAGAGGCGGAACTGGCATTCGAACATATTTTTGAACTTCAGGCGAGACTGGAACGGATGAACCGGGAACTGGCAGAACGGACAGACTATGAATCGGAAGAATATCACCAGTTAATAGACCGTTTTACGCATGAGAATGATCGCTTCCTGATGATGGGCGGTACAAACTATCAGGCGGAAATAGAACGGACGCTTCTAGGATTGGGCTTCAGCCGTGAGGACTTCGAACGCCCTACTTCGGAATTTTCCGGTGGTTGGCGTATGCGTATCGAACTTGCGAAGTTGCTGCTTCGCCGTCCGGACGTACTTCTGCTCGATGAGCCGACCAATCATCTTGATATTGAAAGTATTCAGTGGTTGGAGAACTTTTTGGCGACTCGTGCCAATGCTGTTGTACTGGTCAGTCACGACCGTGCCTTTCTTAATAATGTAACTACCCGTACGATTGAAATTACTTGCGGGCAGATTTATGACTATAAGGTGAAGTATGATGAGTTTGTCGTTCTCCGCAAAGAACGTCGCGAACAACAACTCCGTGCTTACGAGAATCAACAAAAACAAATACAGGATACGGAAGACTTTATCGAACGCTTCCGTTATAAAGCAACGAAGGCAGTACAAGTACAAAGCCGTATCAAGCAATTGGAAAAGATTGACCGTATCGAAGTGGATGAGGAAGATAATTCGGCACTACGTTTGAAATTTCCTCCTGCCAGCCGTAGCGGTAATTATCCGGTGATTTGTGAGGATGTACGCAAAGCGTATGGCGACCATGTCGTTTTCCACGACGTCAATCTGACTATCAATCGGGGAGAGAAGGTCGCTTTTGTCGGCAAGAACGGTGAAGGTAAGTCTACCTTGGTAAAATGTATCATGGGTGAGATTGACTTCGACGGTAAGTTGACAATCGGGCATAATGTGCAAATCGGATATTTTGCCCAGAATCAGGCACAAATGTTGGACGAAAATCTGACGGTATTTGATACGATTGACCGTGTGGCAACGGGGGATATACGTTTGAAAATACGGGATATATTGGGAGCCTTCATGTTTGGCGGTGAAGCCTCGGATAAGAAAGTGAAAGTACTTTCCGGTGGAGAACGTACCCGTCTGGCGATGATTAAGCTTTTGCTTGAGCCTGTAAACTTCCTGATTCTCGATGAACCGACCAACCATTTGGATATGCGCTCGAAGGATGTGTTGAAAGAGGCGATCCGTGAGTTTGACGGTACTGTGATACTTGTCAGTCACGACCGTGATTTTCTGGACGGACTTGCGACTAAAGTATATGAGTTTGGTGGCGGGCATGTAAAAGAACATCTCAGCGGTATCTATGAGTTCCTTCAAAAGAAAAAGATAGAGAACCTGAATGAACTTCAGAAAAGAGCATCTTTATCTTCTTCGCCTACGGCTTCTGCCAAGGGAAGTGAGCAAGAGCCGGTACAACCTTCGGAGAATAAACTCTCTTATGAGGCACAGAAGGAGTTGAATAAAAAACTGAAGAAACTCGAACGCCAAGTGGCTGATTGTGAGGCTTCGATAGAAGAGACGGAAGCGGCAATATCTATTGTTGAAGCACAAATGGCAACTCCCGAAGGAGCCTCTGATATGCAACTCTATGAGCGGCATCAGAAATTGAAACAGCAGTTGGATGCTATCGTAGAAGAATGGGAACGTGTCTCGTTGGAGCTGGAAGACGCGAAAAAATGA
- a CDS encoding translocation/assembly module TamB domain-containing protein → MKRKWIRRVSWILLTPVLLFVILMILLYIPPVQNLLRREVTAYASKATGMQIQVERIDLRFPLNLLVRGVEVIQQPDTLLSLESLNVRVQAWPLVKGKVEVDEVTLSQVAFNSANLIEGMKIKGVLGRFFLQSHGVDLSNELAVINQTELSDTHVQMLMNDTTTTPKDTTASAPVNWKVDLHKLKLKNVSFSMQLPADSMRMAAHIEEAFINDAQADLKNQFYELKQFLLSGSSANYDTGAAKPGEGFDASHIAVRDIRIGLDSLLYKGRDMNAVIREFSMNERSGLSITSLTGRAFSNDSIIRIPGIKLQTPHSEIDLSAQTYWELVNIPTTGRLSAGLNAYIGKEDVMLFAGGLPDSFKEAYPFRPLVVRAGTDGNLKQMQISRFTVDLPGAFSMKGGGILENLADSLTRSGTIGLDMITQNLNFLTALTGEAPNGTIVIPDSMNLKARVELKGPEYKANLHLKQGQGSMGVNAELNTSTEAYAADLKIDNLQLHNFLPKDSIYELSLSADAKGRGLDVMSYRALAKLNLSLDQLHYARYQLSNVHLTGALKGALVTANLTSDNALLKMTTDAEYNLAHRYPDGKVTVDVTQLDLHELGLMPQPMKRPLAFNLSAEARQNRVFTHLTSGDMKLNLSARSGVNSLISQSTHFMDVLMKQIDEKALNHAELREALPTAILSFSAGKENPLAYFLATKNISYHDVSMKFGTAPDWGINGKAAVHALKMDTLQLDTIFFTVKQDTTLMKLRAGVINGPKNPQFSFATTLTGEIRDRDAELLVDYKNGKGETGVLLGVNARPLFEGHGKGNGIAFTLIPENPIVAFQRFHFNENHNWIYLHKNMRVYANVDMWDEEGMGFRVHSVPGDTVSLQNIDVEIRRIRLQEITSVLPYFPEITGLFSLEAHYIQTEKDLQLSAEASVDELTYERQRIGDVALGATWLPGEQGKQYLNAYLNHEQAEVLVADGKLVPTRTGKDSLEVNTTLEHFPLRVANVFIPDQMVTLSGDMDGNLNITGSTEQPLINGELVLDSVAVLSRQYGARFMFDNRPVQIKNNRLEFDKFAIYTTSKNPFTIDGYVDFRDMSRPMANLNMLAQNYTLLDAKRTRESLVYGKVFADFRATVKGPLDGLNMRGNVSLLGNTDVSYVLTDSPLTVQDRLGSLVTFTSFSDTTTVVRQEVPTVSLGGLDMVMMVHIDPSVRVKVDLDASNDNRIELEGGGDLSMKYTPQGDLTLTGRYTLSGGLMKYALPVIAAKEFAIDNGSYVEWTGNPMDPMLNFKATDRIRASVSEGENGGSRMVNFDVSVVVKNRLDNLSFAFDVAAPEDATVQNELTAMGAEERGKQALYIMVMKTYLGTGPIGGGGGGLGKLNMGSALTSVLSSQINSLMGNLKNASLSVGVEDHDDSETGSKRTDYSFRYSQRLFNNRFQIVIGGKVSQGENATNDAESFIDNISLEYRLDRTGTRYIRLFYDKNYESVLEGEITETGVGIVLRKKLDKLSELFIFKKKK, encoded by the coding sequence ATGAAACGAAAATGGATAAGAAGGGTGAGTTGGATATTGCTCACTCCTGTATTGCTTTTTGTAATACTAATGATATTACTTTATATACCTCCCGTTCAGAATCTTTTGCGTCGGGAGGTGACAGCATACGCTTCCAAAGCAACCGGTATGCAGATTCAGGTGGAACGAATCGACCTTCGTTTTCCGCTCAATCTGTTGGTTCGTGGCGTGGAAGTGATCCAGCAACCGGATACGCTGTTGTCTTTGGAAAGTCTGAACGTGCGTGTACAGGCATGGCCGCTCGTCAAGGGAAAGGTAGAGGTAGATGAAGTAACATTAAGTCAGGTAGCGTTCAATTCGGCTAATCTAATAGAAGGCATGAAGATAAAGGGGGTACTGGGACGTTTCTTTTTACAAAGTCATGGAGTTGATCTTTCTAATGAGCTGGCCGTTATCAACCAGACGGAATTATCGGACACTCACGTACAAATGTTGATGAACGATACTACGACTACGCCTAAAGATACAACAGCTTCTGCTCCTGTAAACTGGAAAGTGGATCTTCATAAACTGAAGTTGAAGAATGTGTCGTTCAGTATGCAACTTCCTGCTGACTCGATGCGAATGGCTGCTCATATCGAAGAAGCATTTATCAATGATGCACAAGCTGATCTGAAGAATCAGTTTTATGAACTGAAACAATTCCTGTTATCCGGAAGCTCTGCCAATTATGATACCGGAGCAGCCAAACCCGGAGAAGGTTTCGATGCGTCTCATATTGCCGTTCGTGATATCCGTATCGGTTTGGATTCCTTATTATATAAAGGTCGGGATATGAATGCTGTAATCCGTGAGTTTTCGATGAATGAACGTTCCGGATTGAGTATCACTTCATTGACGGGTAGGGCATTTTCTAACGACTCGATTATTCGTATTCCCGGCATAAAACTGCAAACCCCTCATTCCGAAATAGATTTATCCGCCCAGACATATTGGGAACTTGTCAATATTCCCACTACAGGACGTTTGTCCGCCGGTCTCAATGCTTATATCGGTAAAGAGGATGTTATGTTATTTGCCGGCGGTTTGCCGGATAGTTTCAAAGAGGCGTATCCCTTCCGTCCGCTTGTGGTTCGTGCCGGTACGGACGGAAATCTGAAACAAATGCAGATTTCTCGTTTCACAGTCGATCTCCCGGGAGCTTTTTCCATGAAAGGAGGCGGTATTCTTGAAAACTTGGCTGACAGCCTGACGCGTTCGGGGACTATCGGTCTGGATATGATTACTCAGAATCTAAACTTCCTGACTGCTTTAACGGGAGAAGCCCCCAACGGTACTATCGTAATCCCAGATAGCATGAATCTGAAGGCCCGTGTCGAGCTGAAAGGACCTGAATATAAGGCTAATCTTCACTTGAAACAGGGGCAAGGCTCTATGGGGGTGAATGCAGAACTTAATACCTCAACCGAGGCTTATGCAGCCGACTTGAAGATTGACAATCTACAACTCCATAATTTCCTTCCGAAAGACTCTATCTACGAACTTTCTCTTTCGGCAGATGCCAAAGGCCGTGGGCTGGACGTCATGTCTTATCGTGCTTTAGCCAAACTGAATCTTTCATTAGATCAACTACATTATGCACGTTACCAGCTTTCCAATGTTCATTTGACTGGAGCTTTGAAAGGTGCATTGGTGACGGCTAATCTGACAAGTGACAATGCGCTGTTGAAGATGACAACAGATGCAGAATACAATCTGGCACATCGTTATCCAGATGGAAAAGTGACGGTTGACGTCACTCAGCTCGACTTACACGAACTGGGGTTGATGCCTCAACCGATGAAGCGCCCGCTCGCCTTTAATCTTTCTGCCGAAGCTCGTCAAAACAGGGTGTTCACACATCTAACATCTGGTGATATGAAACTCAACTTGAGTGCACGTTCCGGTGTTAATTCTTTGATAAGTCAGTCTACACACTTCATGGATGTCCTGATGAAGCAGATTGATGAAAAAGCCTTGAACCACGCCGAACTGCGTGAAGCGTTGCCGACAGCTATTTTATCTTTCTCCGCAGGAAAAGAGAATCCGTTAGCTTATTTTCTGGCTACTAAAAACATATCCTACCATGATGTTTCCATGAAGTTCGGTACGGCTCCCGATTGGGGAATCAATGGAAAAGCTGCGGTGCATGCATTGAAGATGGACACATTGCAACTGGATACAATCTTCTTCACTGTCAAACAGGATACTACTTTAATGAAACTACGTGCCGGTGTAATAAACGGACCGAAGAATCCGCAATTCTCTTTTGCTACTACTTTGACCGGAGAGATTCGCGACCGCGATGCGGAATTGCTGGTAGACTACAAAAACGGCAAAGGAGAAACAGGCGTATTGCTGGGGGTAAATGCCCGCCCTCTGTTCGAAGGACATGGTAAGGGGAACGGAATCGCTTTCACACTGATTCCGGAGAATCCGATTGTTGCCTTCCAAAGATTTCATTTCAACGAGAATCATAACTGGATTTACCTGCATAAAAATATGCGTGTATACGCGAACGTGGATATGTGGGATGAAGAAGGAATGGGATTCAGGGTACATTCCGTACCGGGCGATACGGTGTCTCTGCAGAATATAGATGTTGAAATACGTAGAATCCGTCTGCAAGAGATAACGAGTGTGTTGCCTTACTTCCCCGAAATAACCGGATTGTTCTCGTTGGAAGCTCATTACATACAGACAGAAAAGGATTTGCAACTCTCGGCTGAGGCGTCTGTTGATGAACTGACTTATGAACGTCAGCGTATCGGTGACGTTGCATTAGGGGCTACGTGGTTGCCGGGCGAACAGGGAAAACAATATCTGAATGCTTATCTGAATCACGAACAGGCAGAAGTGCTGGTGGCAGATGGGAAACTGGTTCCTACCCGCACAGGCAAAGATAGTTTGGAAGTGAATACAACATTGGAGCATTTTCCGCTGCGGGTGGCGAATGTGTTTATTCCTGACCAGATGGTCACTTTGTCCGGTGATATGGATGGTAATCTGAATATAACGGGCAGTACTGAACAACCTTTGATAAACGGCGAACTTGTATTGGATAGTGTTGCTGTCCTTTCCCGTCAATATGGTGCGCGTTTCATGTTTGACAATCGTCCTGTGCAAATAAAGAACAATCGGTTGGAATTTGATAAATTTGCTATTTACACAACATCGAAGAATCCGTTTACTATTGATGGCTATGTTGATTTCCGTGATATGAGCCGTCCAATGGCGAACCTGAATATGCTGGCACAAAATTATACGTTACTGGATGCTAAGCGTACCCGTGAAAGTCTGGTTTACGGCAAAGTATTTGCTGATTTCCGGGCGACGGTGAAAGGGCCTTTGGACGGGCTGAATATGCGTGGGAACGTGAGTCTGCTGGGGAACACCGATGTTTCGTATGTCTTGACCGATTCACCATTGACAGTGCAGGACCGTTTGGGAAGTTTGGTAACATTTACTTCATTTAGCGATACTACAACTGTTGTCCGGCAGGAAGTGCCGACTGTCTCTTTAGGCGGATTGGACATGGTAATGATGGTACATATCGATCCGTCCGTCCGAGTGAAAGTTGACCTGGATGCAAGTAATGATAACCGTATCGAACTGGAAGGCGGGGGTGACCTTTCCATGAAATACACTCCGCAAGGCGACCTGACTCTGACCGGACGTTATACGTTGAGTGGCGGCTTGATGAAATATGCTTTGCCGGTGATTGCAGCAAAGGAATTTGCCATTGATAACGGTAGTTACGTGGAATGGACGGGAAATCCGATGGACCCGATGTTGAACTTTAAGGCGACTGACCGTATCCGTGCGTCAGTTTCCGAAGGAGAGAATGGTGGAAGTCGTATGGTTAATTTCGATGTTTCCGTTGTAGTCAAGAACCGCTTGGATAATCTTTCGTTTGCATTCGATGTTGCGGCTCCCGAAGATGCGACCGTACAAAACGAGTTGACCGCTATGGGGGCGGAAGAACGAGGTAAACAGGCATTGTATATCATGGTGATGAAAACTTATCTCGGCACCGGACCGATTGGTGGGGGTGGCGGCGGACTCGGCAAGCTGAATATGGGATCTGCTCTGACTTCTGTATTGAGTAGTCAGATAAACTCCTTGATGGGTAACTTGAAGAATGCGAGTCTCTCTGTCGGTGTCGAAGACCACGACGATTCAGAGACGGGAAGTAAACGTACGGATTACAGTTTCCGTTATTCACAACGCTTGTTTAACAATCGTTTCCAGATTGTAATCGGTGGCAAGGTTTCTCAAGGTGAGAATGCGACGAATGACGCCGAATCCTTCATCGACAATATTTCTCTGGAATATCGTTTGGATAGAACCGGAACCCGGTATATCCGCCTGTTCTATGACAAGAACTACGAGAGTGTGCTCGAAGGTGAGATTACGGAAACCGGAGTCGGTATTGTGCTTCGCAAGAAGCTGGACAAACTTAGTGAACTGTTCATCTTTAAGAAAAAGAAGTAA
- a CDS encoding nucleotidyltransferase family protein, which yields MKPTLFLLAAGMGSRYGGLKQLDGLGPNGETIMDYSIYDAINAGFGKLVFVIRKDFEQDFRDKIISKYEGHIPCELVFQALDALPEGFTCPADRTKPWGTNHAVMMGADVIKEPFAVINCDDFYGRDSFQVMGKFLSALPADSKNVYSMVGFRVGNTLSESGTVSRGICSTDDKGLLTSVVERTKIQRLDGEVKYIDDNGEWTATPDTTPVSMNFWGFTPDYFAYSQEFFKTFLSDPKNMENLKSEFFIPLMVDKLINDGTATVEVLDTASKWFGVTYPEDRQSVVDKIQALVDAGEYPAKLF from the coding sequence ATGAAACCAACTTTATTCTTATTGGCAGCCGGTATGGGCAGCCGCTATGGAGGCTTGAAACAATTGGACGGACTGGGTCCTAATGGTGAAACGATCATGGACTATTCTATCTATGATGCTATCAATGCCGGATTTGGTAAACTTGTATTTGTAATCCGCAAAGACTTTGAACAGGATTTCCGTGATAAGATTATTTCTAAATACGAAGGTCACATTCCTTGTGAACTGGTTTTCCAAGCTTTGGATGCACTTCCTGAAGGCTTCACTTGTCCGGCAGACCGTACAAAACCTTGGGGTACCAACCATGCAGTAATGATGGGTGCTGATGTGATTAAAGAACCGTTCGCTGTAATTAACTGTGACGACTTTTATGGTCGTGATTCCTTCCAAGTAATGGGTAAATTCCTTTCTGCACTTCCTGCGGATTCTAAAAATGTTTATTCAATGGTAGGTTTCCGCGTAGGAAATACGCTGAGTGAAAGCGGTACGGTATCTCGTGGTATTTGTAGTACAGATGATAAAGGTCTGCTGACTTCAGTAGTGGAACGTACTAAGATCCAACGTCTGGATGGTGAAGTGAAATATATCGATGATAACGGCGAATGGACTGCAACTCCCGATACTACTCCGGTAAGTATGAACTTCTGGGGCTTCACTCCTGATTACTTCGCTTACAGTCAGGAATTCTTCAAGACTTTCCTGAGCGACCCGAAAAACATGGAAAACTTGAAGAGCGAATTCTTTATTCCATTGATGGTAGATAAATTGATTAATGACGGAACGGCTACTGTTGAAGTGCTGGATACTGCCAGCAAATGGTTCGGCGTTACTTATCCGGAAGACCGTCAAAGTGTAGTAGACAAGATTCAGGCATTGGTTGATGCCGGTGAATATCCTGCCAAGTTGTTCTAA